AAGCAACTGGTAAAGAGGATACACGAGGAATGGTTCAATCTCTGATTGAAGACTTCGCTACCATTTCTGAAGAGTTGACAGAAGGTCTTGAGCTTGCCGAAGAAATTAAGGATCAGCCAACATCTGACATGTTTATCAAAATTCGTAGTGATCTTGAGAAACATCAATGGATGCTGCGTTCCTACCTTAGCTAAACAATTAAGCATACTAAATAAGGCTTCCTGCGGGAGGTCTTATTTTTTGCGTTAGGCATGTTTTAAATTTATAAATTAAAAGGCAAATCTAAAAATAGCGAAATTATGCGGTAGATCATAGGAAAATTAAAAAGAGATATTTGTAAAAAAACAGGCTTTGTTATAAAATTATTGAGAATCATTGATAATCACTGTGATTCAATTTATAATAATTATAATGTGATATAGAATCTAATTGTGCTGGGAATCAGGATCTTCCTGTTTCAATACAACTTTTGATTTCGCAAATCGATCAATGGAGGGAATAATATTATGGCAGCAGATTTTGTCATTGAGGGACTTAAAGCGACAATTGAGGGAAAAGAAATTTTGAAGGGGATTAACCTTCAAATGAAAGGTGGCGAAATTCACGCCATCATGGGACCAAACGGTACTGGTAAAAGTACTTTGGCTTCAGCTCTAATGGGTCATCCGAAATACGAAGTAACAGAAGGAACAGCGACCCTTGAAGGTGAAGATCTTCTGGAGATGGCTGTTGATGAACGCGCACGCGCGGGTCTCTTCCTTGCAATGCAATATCCAAGTGAAATTTCCGGAGTAACGAACTCCGATTTCTTACGTAGTGCCATTAATTCTCGTCGTGAAGAAGGAAGCGAAATCTCATTGATTCGTTTTATTCGTCAAATGGAAGCGAAGATGAAGGAACTGGATATGAATCCTGAGTTTCTACACCGTTACCTGAACGAAGGCTTCTCCGGTGGTGAGAAGAAACGTAACGAAATTCTACAAATGATGATGCTAGATCCAAAAATCGTGATTCTGGACGAAATTGACTCTGGTCTTGATATTGATGCTTTGAAAATTGTAGCCGAAGGCGTAAACTCCATGCGGAGTGAAGATCGCGGCTTCCTAGTTATTACTCACTATCAACGCCTCTTGAACTACATCAAACCTGATTTTGTACATGTTATGATGCAGGGCAGAATTGTGAAATCCGGTGGTCCTGAACTTGCTCAGCGTCTGGAAGCTGAAGGTTATGAATGGATCAAAGAAGAACTTGGAATTGAAGACGAAACTGTAGGGCAAGAAGCGTAAGAAACGCCAGGAAGGAGGAGAACACTTATGACGACACAGACCATTCTTCCGGTGGATGCCGAGCGCTTGAGCGAATTATCGCATAGTAGCGGCGAACCGGGTTGGCTGAAAGAAAGCCGCTTGAAAGCACTTGAACTGGCAGCTACTCTGACACTGCCTAAATTAGAGAAGACACGGATTGATCGTTGGAATGTGAACAATTACGGTAGCTACAAAGCAAGCGAACCCATTGCTTCACTGAATGATGCACCTGCTTCCATTTCCTCCTTGATCAAGGATCAGGAAGAAGGCAGTCTGATTATTCAGCGTAACTCTGGTGCAGTATATACACGACTCGCTCCTGAACTTGCAGAACAGGGTGTTATTTTTACTGATCTGCAAACGGCTGTTAAAGAGCACGGAGATTTGGTACAACGTTACTTGCATAAGGCAATTCAGCCTGACGAGCATTCTATCGCTGCGCTTCATGCAGCATTATGGAACGGCGGAGTATTCCTCTATGTTCCTAAGAATGTAGTGGTTGAAACTCCACTTCAGGCCGTGCTGTTAACAGATGATGCGGAAGCTTCATTTGTTCCTCACATTCTGATCGTTGCTGATACTAACAGTTCCCTGACTTACGTAGACAACTACGTGTCGGATAAAGCTGAAGCTGGACTGCACAATGGTGCGGTAGAGGTATTCGTAGGTGCAGGCGCTAAAGTACGTTATGCAACAGTGCATCAGCTAGGCGTGGATACAACAGATGTGACTTACCGCCGTGCTGTTGTTGAGAATGACGGAACCATCGAATGGATCGTTGGTGAGATGAACTACGGAGATACAGCAAGTGATACCAAGTCTGTGCTCAAAGGGAATGGCTCTAGCTCGGATGCTAAAGTAATTGCAGTAGGTACCGGATCACAGAAACTGAATTACACTACCCAAGCTCAGCATTTCGGCAAAAACACACCAAGTGACATGATCACTCGTGCAGTTATGCGTGATTCGGCTACTTCTATCATCAATGGAATTACGAAAATCGAGAAAGGTGCTACTAGAGCTGATGGCCAGCAAACAGAGAAAGTACTGATGCTAAGTCCAAAAGCCCGTGGTGACGCCAATCCGATTCTGCTTATTGATGAAGATGATGTTACAGCAGGCCATGCCGCTTCCGTAGGACAGGTCAATCACGAGCAAGTCTTTTACCTGATGTCCCGCGGAATTACACGGCATGATGCAGAAACTCTAATCATCTATGGCTTCTTGGCTCCTGTTGTGTCGCAAATTCCACTAGAGGGACTGCGCAATCAGCTCCAATCTCTTGTGGAAAGGAAGTTAGGTCAATGATTAGCAACGCCATCCGGGAGCAATTTCCCATACTGAACCAGAATGTGAACGGACATCCACTGGTCTATCTGGACAGTGCTGCAACTTCACAGAAGCCTCGCCAAGTGATTGAGGCGGTCAAGTCGTATTATGAGTGGGATAACGCCAACGTACACCGTGGCGTCCATACTCTAGGTAGCCGTGCAACAGATGCCTACGAGGGAGCCCGGGAGAAGCTAGCTAAGTTTATTAACGCTCGCAGCACTAAAGAAATTATCTTTACGCGCGGCACAACCACTGCACTAAATCTTGTCGCCTCTTCTTATGGGCCATCTGCAGTTGGTGAAGGCGACGAAATCGTCATCACCCTGATGGAGCATCATAGTAATTTGATCCCTTGGCAGCAGCTAGCTAAGAAGACAGGCGCTACTTTAAAATATATACCGTTGCAACCTGACGGAACGATTACATTGGAGGATGCTGAAAAGACGATTACGGATAAAACCAAGATCGTTGCTATCGCTTATGTATCCAATGTTATGGGAGTAACTCATCCGATTAAAGAGCTTGCGGCTATTGCTCATCGTCATGGTGCGGTAATCGTCGTAGACGGTGCACAGAGCACACCTCATATGAAGGTCGATATGCAAGATCTGGATTGTGATTTTTATGCACTTTCTGGTCATAAAATGCTCGCACCGACTGGAATTGGGGCTTTGTACGGCAAGAGAGCAATCCTCGAATCCATGGAGCCTGTTGAGTTCGGTGGCGAAATGATCGATGATGTGGGCCTATATGAATCCACATGGAAAGAACTGCCTTGGAAGTTCGAGGGCGGTACGCCGATCATTGCTGGTGCTGTTGGATTAGGTGCAGCCGTAGATTTCTTACAGGAAATCGGCATGGATGAGATTCACAGCCATGAGAAGAAGCTTGCAGCATACGCAGAGCAGCGTCTATCTGAAATTGATGGCTTGACCATTTATGGTCCCCGCAATCGTGAAGTTGGCGTTGTCACCTTTAATCTAGGTGACGTTCACCCGCATGATGTCGCTACAGTACTAGATGCGGAGGGCATTGCCATCCGTGCTGGTCATCACTGCTGTCAGCCGCTGATGCGCTGGCTGGAAGCTAGCTCTACAGCACGTGCGAGCTTTTACCTGTATAACACCGAGCAGGATGTAGATCGACTGGTGGATGCTTTAATCAAGACAAAGGAGTACTTCGGCTATGAACTTGGATGACTTGTACAGACGCGTAATTATGGATCATTATAAAAGTCCTCGGAATCGTGGTTCATTTGAAGATGATGCTCTGAAAATTGAACTGAATAACCCAACTTGTGGTGACCGTATTACACTTCAGCTTAAGGTAGAAGATGGAATCGTGAAAGATGCCCGTTATAACGGTGAGGGTTGTTCGATTAGTATGTCGTCGGCTTCGATGATGACTGAAGCGATCAAAGGACAAACGGTTGAACGTGCGCTTGAACTGGCTGATAACTTCTCCTTGTTGATGAAGGGTGAAGACGTGGATTTTGGAGACTATGAAGACATTGAAGCCCTTTCGGGTGTGAATAAATTCCCTGCGCGGATCAAATGCGCAACACTGGCTTGGAATGCGCTTCGTAAAGGAATTGACGAAGAAGAGCAACATAAATAACAGTAGAACAAGGAGGCTGACACCATGGCTAAGAAAGCGCCTGATATGGAAGAATACCAGTACGGGTTCCGTGATGAGCATAAGTCGATATTCCAGTCTGGTAAAGGTTTGACGGCCGAAATTGTTAAAGAAATTTCAGCAATCAAAAATGAACCACAGTGGATGCTTGACTTCCGCTTGAAATCCTTGGAACAGTTCCGTAAGATGCCGATGCCTACATGGGGCGGCAATATGGACGATCTGGACTTTGAGGATATTCAATATTATGTAAGACCTTCCGAGAAACAAGGGAAGACTTGGGAAGAAGTTCCTTCCGAAATCAAGGAAACCTTCGATAAGCTGGGTATTCCGGAAGCGGAACAGAAGTTCCTCGCCGGCGTTTCGGCACAATATGAATCTGAGGTTGTATACCACAGCATGCAGAAGAGCCTTGAAGATCAAGGGGTTATTTTTACAGATACTGATACTGCACTGCGTGAACACCCAGAGCTTCTTAAGAAATTTTTCGGGACGATCATCCCTCCAACTGATAATAAATTTGCAGCACTTAACAGTGCAGTTTGGTCAGGCGGAAGCTTCATCTATGTTCCTAAAGGTGTGAAATGTGAGGTTCCTTTGCAGGCTTACTTCCGTATTAACTCCGAGAACATGGGACAATTTGAGCGTACCTTGATCCTCGCTGACGAAGATAGCTTCGTGCATTATGTAGAAGGCTGTACTGCACCAATCTACAGCACGAACTCCCTGCATAGTGCGGTTGTTGAAATCTTGTGTATGAAGAACTCTCGCGTTCGTTATACCACGATCCAGAACTGGGCTCCAAACATCTACAACCTCGTTACTAAACGTGCGGTTGCAGAAGAAAATGCTACGATGGAATGGGTCGATGGCAACATCGGTTCCAAGCTGACCATGAAATACCCTGCGGTTGTACTTAAAGGCCGTGGTGCTAAAGGTTCAGTACTGTCTATCGCGGTAGCGGGTAAAGGTCAGCATCAGGATGCGGGTGCCAAGATGATCCATTTGGCTCCAGACACAACATCTACCATTGT
The window above is part of the Paenibacillus sp. FSL K6-0276 genome. Proteins encoded here:
- the sufD gene encoding Fe-S cluster assembly protein SufD; amino-acid sequence: MTTQTILPVDAERLSELSHSSGEPGWLKESRLKALELAATLTLPKLEKTRIDRWNVNNYGSYKASEPIASLNDAPASISSLIKDQEEGSLIIQRNSGAVYTRLAPELAEQGVIFTDLQTAVKEHGDLVQRYLHKAIQPDEHSIAALHAALWNGGVFLYVPKNVVVETPLQAVLLTDDAEASFVPHILIVADTNSSLTYVDNYVSDKAEAGLHNGAVEVFVGAGAKVRYATVHQLGVDTTDVTYRRAVVENDGTIEWIVGEMNYGDTASDTKSVLKGNGSSSDAKVIAVGTGSQKLNYTTQAQHFGKNTPSDMITRAVMRDSATSIINGITKIEKGATRADGQQTEKVLMLSPKARGDANPILLIDEDDVTAGHAASVGQVNHEQVFYLMSRGITRHDAETLIIYGFLAPVVSQIPLEGLRNQLQSLVERKLGQ
- a CDS encoding cysteine desulfurase codes for the protein MISNAIREQFPILNQNVNGHPLVYLDSAATSQKPRQVIEAVKSYYEWDNANVHRGVHTLGSRATDAYEGAREKLAKFINARSTKEIIFTRGTTTALNLVASSYGPSAVGEGDEIVITLMEHHSNLIPWQQLAKKTGATLKYIPLQPDGTITLEDAEKTITDKTKIVAIAYVSNVMGVTHPIKELAAIAHRHGAVIVVDGAQSTPHMKVDMQDLDCDFYALSGHKMLAPTGIGALYGKRAILESMEPVEFGGEMIDDVGLYESTWKELPWKFEGGTPIIAGAVGLGAAVDFLQEIGMDEIHSHEKKLAAYAEQRLSEIDGLTIYGPRNREVGVVTFNLGDVHPHDVATVLDAEGIAIRAGHHCCQPLMRWLEASSTARASFYLYNTEQDVDRLVDALIKTKEYFGYELG
- the sufC gene encoding Fe-S cluster assembly ATPase SufC, with product MAADFVIEGLKATIEGKEILKGINLQMKGGEIHAIMGPNGTGKSTLASALMGHPKYEVTEGTATLEGEDLLEMAVDERARAGLFLAMQYPSEISGVTNSDFLRSAINSRREEGSEISLIRFIRQMEAKMKELDMNPEFLHRYLNEGFSGGEKKRNEILQMMMLDPKIVILDEIDSGLDIDALKIVAEGVNSMRSEDRGFLVITHYQRLLNYIKPDFVHVMMQGRIVKSGGPELAQRLEAEGYEWIKEELGIEDETVGQEA
- the sufU gene encoding Fe-S cluster assembly sulfur transfer protein SufU: MNLDDLYRRVIMDHYKSPRNRGSFEDDALKIELNNPTCGDRITLQLKVEDGIVKDARYNGEGCSISMSSASMMTEAIKGQTVERALELADNFSLLMKGEDVDFGDYEDIEALSGVNKFPARIKCATLAWNALRKGIDEEEQHK
- the sufB gene encoding Fe-S cluster assembly protein SufB produces the protein MAKKAPDMEEYQYGFRDEHKSIFQSGKGLTAEIVKEISAIKNEPQWMLDFRLKSLEQFRKMPMPTWGGNMDDLDFEDIQYYVRPSEKQGKTWEEVPSEIKETFDKLGIPEAEQKFLAGVSAQYESEVVYHSMQKSLEDQGVIFTDTDTALREHPELLKKFFGTIIPPTDNKFAALNSAVWSGGSFIYVPKGVKCEVPLQAYFRINSENMGQFERTLILADEDSFVHYVEGCTAPIYSTNSLHSAVVEILCMKNSRVRYTTIQNWAPNIYNLVTKRAVAEENATMEWVDGNIGSKLTMKYPAVVLKGRGAKGSVLSIAVAGKGQHQDAGAKMIHLAPDTTSTIVSKSISKHGGKVTYRGLASFGRQAEGAKSNIKCDTLILDNESTSDTIPYNEIMNDNIVLEHEATVSKVSEEQLFYLMSRGLTEAEATQMIVMGFIEPFTKELPMEYAVEMNRLIKFEMEGSIG